A stretch of Aedes aegypti strain LVP_AGWG chromosome 2, AaegL5.0 Primary Assembly, whole genome shotgun sequence DNA encodes these proteins:
- the LOC5564295 gene encoding keratin-associated protein 16-1 isoform X1: MLKLLWLALFVTGVVRATSKLGPDGYQDSKPSTPSNIGEHICIAGGVWPNCASPTTPIPVTPKPTTPAPIATSPKPSCSNGGFGPNCVLPTRPPPPQISCANGAIPPFCCNNGGVGPECEIPGPLGPPSISCANGGVPPFCCENGRVGPDCEIAFPIACDNGGVPPYCCTNGGFGPNCNIKQPTSPSPVSIPEPLQTCSNGGIPPNCEIPRPPSCSNGGILPYCCTNGGSGPGCEIPTPPACPYGGVPPFCCTNGGQGPFCLIVQPAIEYGPAVEVIYHPPSHGTSSVDSSYFYPAPCPYGGIPPYCCANGGIGPYCEVPVQQIGCSNGGQPPYCCTNGGVGPDCFIPQPQPPVQQIGCSNGGQLPYCCTNGGDGPDCSISQNPIQPIGCSNGGQLPYCCTNGGDGPTCTIAQPSCSNGGQLPYCCTNGGVGQNCNLPTTPKPTTTTRRTTTTTRRTTTRPQTTTTRRTTSTTRTTTRAPTTTTRRTTTTTRRPTTTTRRITTTTRRPTTTTRRPTTTTRRSTTTRSPSVCPFGGSPPFCCTNGGLGPTCYVPTDRPNTSPRPTIITTRRTTPTTRRTPPTTRRTTPTTRRTTTTTRRPTPTKPVCPFGGIPPYCCTNGGQGPNCAVPTRPPTRPPTRPPTCPAGGIPPYCCTNGGQGPNCAVPTRPPTRPPTCPGGGVPPYCCTNGGQGPSCVVPTRPPTRPPTRPPTRPPTRPPTRPPTCPAGGIPPYCCTNGGQGPNCVVPTKPPTCPAGGVPPYCCTNGGQGPNCAISKPSPPTVPGYLPPDSSNPVPSGYKYDVGDPPFAT, translated from the exons ATG TTGAAACTATTATGGTTGGCGCTATTTGTGACGGGTGTGGTTCGTGCAACGAGTAAACTCGGACCTGATGGATATCAAGATTCAAAGCCTAGTACTCCTTCAAATATTGGAGAGCACATCTGCATAGCTGGAGGAGTGTGGCCTAATTGCGCATCACCTACCACACCGATACCAGTAACTCCGAAACCCACGACTCCAGCGCCAATCGCTACATCACCTAAGCCTAGTTGTTCAAATGGAGGATTTGGACCTAACTGCGTGCTACCCACAAGACCACCTCCACCGCAGATAAGTTGCGCAAATGGAGCAATACCACCATTCTGTTGTAATAATGGAGGAGTTGGACCGGAATGCGAGATTCCTGGCCCATTGGGACCACCATCGATAAGCTGTGCTAATGGAGGAGTTCCACCGTTCTGTTGTGAGAATGGTAGGGTAGGTCCAGACTGTGAAATCGCGTTCCCAATTGCGTGTGACAATGGAGGTGTTCCACCATACTGTTGTACAAATGGTGGATTTGGACCCAACTGTAACATTAAGCAACCAACATCACCTTCTCCAGTGTCCATTCCAGAACCTTTGCAAACCTGTTCTAACGGTGGAATCCCACCTAATTGTGAGATTCCAAGGCCCCCGTCCTGTTCTAATGGAGGAATTCTTCCATATTGCTGTACCAATGGAGGTAGTGGACCAGGCTGTGAAATACCAACACCTCCAGCTTGCCCTTACGGTGGAGTACCTCCGTTTTGCTGTACTAATGGTGGACAAGGTCCTTTCTGCTTAATCGTACAACCAGCCATCGAATATGGTCCAGCAGTTGAAGTGATTTATCACCCTCCTAGCCATGGAACTTCATCTGTAGATAGCTCTTACTTCTATCCAGCGCCTTGTCCTTACGGAGGCATTCCACCTTATTGTTGCGCAAATGGCGGAATTGGTCCGTACTGCGAAGTTCCAGTTCAACAGATAGGCTGTTCTAATGGAGGCCAACCTCCATATTGCTGCACCAATGGTGGAGTTGGTCCTGATTGTTTTATTCCACAACCTCAACCACCAGTTCAACAAATAGGATGCTCCAATGGAGGACAGCTTCCTTATTGTTGCACCAATGGGGGTGATGGTCCAGACTGTTCCATTTCTCAAAATCCAATTCAACCAATCGGATGTTCTAACGGTGGACAGCTTCCGTACTGTTGCACCAACGGAGGTGACGGTCCAACCTGCACTATTGCTCAGCCATCCTGTTCTAATGGAGGACAACTGCCGTATTGCTGCACGAATGGAGGTGTAGgacaaaactgtaatcttccaACTACTCCTAAACCAACTACAACAACCCGTAGAACAACGACCACAACCAGGCGTACGACAACGCGCCCGCAAACCACCACCACTCGCCGAACAACGTCAACTACTCGGACTACAACTAGGGCACCGACAACCACTACGCGGAGAACAACGACTACTACTCGCCGGCCAACAACCACCACCCGTAGAATAACTACAACGACCCGTCGACCAACGACTACAACTCGTCGTCCAACAACCACAACCCGGAGATCTACGACTACCCGTTCTCCCTCGGTTTGTCCTTTCGGTGGCAGCCCTCCATTCTGCTGCACCAACGGAGGTCTAGGTCCAACATGTTACGTACCAACCGATCGACCAAACACTAGTCCTCGCCCAACGATCATAACCACACGCCGAACCACTCCTACAACTCGTCGGACGCCACCAACTACTCGCAGAACTACGCCAACTACTCGGCGAACCACAACGACTACTCGACGGCCAACGCCCACGAAACCAGTTTGTCCATTCGGTGGAATCCCTCCGTATTGTTGTACCAATGGTGGACAAGGACCTAACTGTGCCGTCCCAACTAGACCTCCAACTAGACCGCCAACTCGGCCACCAACATGTCCAGCCGGAGGAATACCTCCATACTGTTGCACTAATGGGGGACAAGGACCTAACTGTGCCGTCCCAACTAGACCTCCAACTCGACCACCAACTTgcccaggaggaggagttcctCCGTACTGTTGCACCAATGGCGGACAAGGACCTAGTTGTGTTGTACCAACCAGACCGCCAACTAGACCGCCAACTAGACCGCCAACTAGACCACCAACGCGACCTCCAACTAGGCCCCCTACCTGTCCAGCTGGAGGAATCCCTCCTTACTGCTGCACCAACGGTGGACAAGGTCCGAATTGTGTAGTCCCTACTAAACCTCCAACCTGCCCTGCCGGAGGAGTTCCTCCATATTGCTGTACGAATGGAGGACAGGGTCCGAACTGTGCCATCTCCAAACCCTCACCTCCTACGGTGCCAGGATATCTCCCACCAGACAGCAGCAATCCTGTCCCAAGTGGTTACAAGTACGACGTCGGTGATCCACCGTTTGCAACCTAA
- the LOC5564295 gene encoding leucine-rich repeat extensin-like protein 5 isoform X2, giving the protein MLKLLWLALFVTGVVRATSKLGPDGYQDSKPSTPSNIGEHICIAGGVWPNCASPTTPIPVTPKPTTPAPIATSPKPSCSNGGFGPNCVLPTRPPPPQISCANGAIPPFCCNNGGVGPECEIPGPLGPPSISCANGGVPPFCCENGRVGPDCEIAFPIACDNGGVPPYCCTNGGFGPNCNIKQPTSPSPVSIPEPLQTCSNGGIPPNCEIPRPPSCSNGGILPYCCTNGGSGPGCEIPTPPACPYGGVPPFCCTNGGQGPFCLIVQPAIEYGPAVEVIYHPPSHGTSSVDSSYFYPAPCPYGGIPPYCCANGGIGPYCEVPVQQIGCSNGGQPPYCCTNGGVGPDCFIPQPQPPVQQIGCSNGGQLPYCCTNGGDGPDCSISQNPIQPIGCSNGGQLPYCCTNGGDGPTCTIAQPSCSNGGQLPYCCTNGGVGQNCNLPTTPKPTTTTRRTTTTTRRTTTRPQTTTTRRTTSTTRTTTRAPTTTTRRTTTTTRRPTTTTRRITTTTRRPTTTTRRPTTTTRRSTTTRSPSVCPFGGSPPFCCTNGGLGPTCYVPTDRPNTSPRPTIITTRRTTPTTRRTPPTTRRTTPTTRRTTTTTRRPTPTKPVCPFGGIPPYCCTNGGQGPNCAVPTRPPTRPPTRPPTRPPTRPPTRPPTRPPTRPPTCPAGGIPPYCCTNGGQGPNCVVPTKPPTCPAGGVPPYCCTNGGQGPNCAISKPSPPTVPGYLPPDSSNPVPSGYKYDVGDPPFAT; this is encoded by the exons ATG TTGAAACTATTATGGTTGGCGCTATTTGTGACGGGTGTGGTTCGTGCAACGAGTAAACTCGGACCTGATGGATATCAAGATTCAAAGCCTAGTACTCCTTCAAATATTGGAGAGCACATCTGCATAGCTGGAGGAGTGTGGCCTAATTGCGCATCACCTACCACACCGATACCAGTAACTCCGAAACCCACGACTCCAGCGCCAATCGCTACATCACCTAAGCCTAGTTGTTCAAATGGAGGATTTGGACCTAACTGCGTGCTACCCACAAGACCACCTCCACCGCAGATAAGTTGCGCAAATGGAGCAATACCACCATTCTGTTGTAATAATGGAGGAGTTGGACCGGAATGCGAGATTCCTGGCCCATTGGGACCACCATCGATAAGCTGTGCTAATGGAGGAGTTCCACCGTTCTGTTGTGAGAATGGTAGGGTAGGTCCAGACTGTGAAATCGCGTTCCCAATTGCGTGTGACAATGGAGGTGTTCCACCATACTGTTGTACAAATGGTGGATTTGGACCCAACTGTAACATTAAGCAACCAACATCACCTTCTCCAGTGTCCATTCCAGAACCTTTGCAAACCTGTTCTAACGGTGGAATCCCACCTAATTGTGAGATTCCAAGGCCCCCGTCCTGTTCTAATGGAGGAATTCTTCCATATTGCTGTACCAATGGAGGTAGTGGACCAGGCTGTGAAATACCAACACCTCCAGCTTGCCCTTACGGTGGAGTACCTCCGTTTTGCTGTACTAATGGTGGACAAGGTCCTTTCTGCTTAATCGTACAACCAGCCATCGAATATGGTCCAGCAGTTGAAGTGATTTATCACCCTCCTAGCCATGGAACTTCATCTGTAGATAGCTCTTACTTCTATCCAGCGCCTTGTCCTTACGGAGGCATTCCACCTTATTGTTGCGCAAATGGCGGAATTGGTCCGTACTGCGAAGTTCCAGTTCAACAGATAGGCTGTTCTAATGGAGGCCAACCTCCATATTGCTGCACCAATGGTGGAGTTGGTCCTGATTGTTTTATTCCACAACCTCAACCACCAGTTCAACAAATAGGATGCTCCAATGGAGGACAGCTTCCTTATTGTTGCACCAATGGGGGTGATGGTCCAGACTGTTCCATTTCTCAAAATCCAATTCAACCAATCGGATGTTCTAACGGTGGACAGCTTCCGTACTGTTGCACCAACGGAGGTGACGGTCCAACCTGCACTATTGCTCAGCCATCCTGTTCTAATGGAGGACAACTGCCGTATTGCTGCACGAATGGAGGTGTAGgacaaaactgtaatcttccaACTACTCCTAAACCAACTACAACAACCCGTAGAACAACGACCACAACCAGGCGTACGACAACGCGCCCGCAAACCACCACCACTCGCCGAACAACGTCAACTACTCGGACTACAACTAGGGCACCGACAACCACTACGCGGAGAACAACGACTACTACTCGCCGGCCAACAACCACCACCCGTAGAATAACTACAACGACCCGTCGACCAACGACTACAACTCGTCGTCCAACAACCACAACCCGGAGATCTACGACTACCCGTTCTCCCTCGGTTTGTCCTTTCGGTGGCAGCCCTCCATTCTGCTGCACCAACGGAGGTCTAGGTCCAACATGTTACGTACCAACCGATCGACCAAACACTAGTCCTCGCCCAACGATCATAACCACACGCCGAACCACTCCTACAACTCGTCGGACGCCACCAACTACTCGCAGAACTACGCCAACTACTCGGCGAACCACAACGACTACTCGACGGCCAACGCCCACGAAACCAGTTTGTCCATTCGGTGGAATCCCTCCGTATTGTTGTACCAATGGTGGACAAGGACCTAACTGTGCCGTCCCAACTAGACCTCCAACTAGACCG CCAACCAGACCGCCAACTAGACCGCCAACTAGACCGCCAACTAGACCACCAACGCGACCTCCAACTAGGCCCCCTACCTGTCCAGCTGGAGGAATCCCTCCTTACTGCTGCACCAACGGTGGACAAGGTCCGAATTGTGTAGTCCCTACTAAACCTCCAACCTGCCCTGCCGGAGGAGTTCCTCCATATTGCTGTACGAATGGAGGACAGGGTCCGAACTGTGCCATCTCCAAACCCTCACCTCCTACGGTGCCAGGATATCTCCCACCAGACAGCAGCAATCCTGTCCCAAGTGGTTACAAGTACGACGTCGGTGATCCACCGTTTGCAACCTAA